The window acacacacacacacacacacacacacacacacacagcgcccTCTGATGGACTCagggaaacaacaacaacaataatactttttttacgAGTCAGCGAGTAAATCTGTCTCTCGGTTCTCTGTCCGTCTTTCTGTCCTCAGCAGCGGTTGAGGACGAGTTTGTCTCAGAGCAGAAATCCTCGACGCCGACGGCAGAGCGACCAGGTACAGAGAAAAGTTCACTCCACAATAATTCtgcaaactttttattttactgttgagttttaGTTGTTTGAAGTCGGTCGTTAACCCTTAAACACCCGAGAGCCTGGAGAtggtttgtcattttaactttgtgttgtttaatctgctgtgaaatgtgaaattacGTTAcgctctttttaaaaagtgtaatcaTAGCTATAATAATAACTACAATAAGATCAGATATAATAAATGGTAAAACTTACTTAAATAATAANNNNNNNNNNNNNNNNNNNNNNNNNNNNNNNNNNNNNNNNNNNNNNNNNNNNNNNNNNNNNNNNNNNNNNNNNNNNNNNNNNNNNNNNNNNNNNNNNNNaggaagaggaggaggtgaaggagcaggaggaggaggaggtgaaggagcaggaagaggaggaggagcaggtgaTGGACGAGGAGACGGAAACAGTCCAGTTGGTCAGAGGAAGCTGCGTTGCCGTGGCAGCAGCAGGTGCTGAGTCAGCAGGTGTGTCAGGTGAAGACGAGGACGGTGAGGAAGACGAGTCCATCTTCATCTCTTCTTCATGTGAaactctgtctgtcctcttcATGTCTTCTGTTTGTCCTCCAGCAGGTGAACCGGAG is drawn from Plectropomus leopardus isolate mb unplaced genomic scaffold, YSFRI_Pleo_2.0 unplaced_scaffold516, whole genome shotgun sequence and contains these coding sequences:
- the LOC121939587 gene encoding histone H3.v1-like, which codes for QRLRTSLSQSRNPRRRRQSDQEEEEVKEQEEEEVKEQEEEEEQVMDEETETVQLVRGSCVAVAAAGAESAGVSGEDEDAGEPEQQSHLRTAAVEDEFVSEQKSSTPTAERPGTEKSSLHNNSANFLFYC